A window of Aquibium oceanicum genomic DNA:
CTTGCTGTCGGGCGCGAGGTCGCCGAAGAGCTCGATCCTCGCCTCCGCGATGCGCTGGCCCATCTCCTGGAAGGCTGTGCGCAGTCCGTGCCTGTCGAGAACCTCCAGCACCACCGGATTGCTGTTGAGGTTGGCGGGCGCCCAGGCGGGATCGCTCGCGGTGCCGAACAGAAGGTTCTCGCCGATCGTCGCTTGGGCGTTGTAGAGATCGGGGTCGAATGACTGGACGATGCCCTCCACGCCGAGACTGCCGGCGTTCTGGCGGAATTCGTGCCGCACCTCGACAATCTTGTCGCAGAAGACCGGGCTTTCCGCCGGATCGACGGTGCCGATGAGGCCGAGGTCCTGGATCTGCCGCGACAGGCCGGACAGTTCGAGCACGTCCGAGACATGCCGGTCGAGCGCTTCGGCGCCTTCGAGCCCGAGGTCGTCGAGGTTGATCCATTCCGCATTCGCGTCCGGGGGGACCTCGTTGAGCATTCCGGCCGAGACCTTTCGCGGCGGTGGCTCGCGTCCCGATGCGGACCCGACCGGCTGGTTCTTCACCACCATCAGCAGGTTGTCGTTGATCGTGCCCGCGGGGAAGTAGCTGCCGCTGTCGGCATAACCGATCCGGCGGCCCGTCAGGCTTTCGGGATGGTCCTCGAGCGATCGGCTCTCCAGCGCGATCGTGCCGGCGGCGGGCTGCACCAGCCGCACCAGCGAGGCGGCAAAGACGTTGGCGGCCGTGCGGGCCGCATCCTGGCCGTTGGTCACGATCGCGATCCGGTCGGACGGCGAAATCCGCATACGCAGATTGTCTGCGACGGTGCGGCCGGTCTCGTCCTCCAGCCGCACGTGGTCGAGTTCGAAACCCTGCGAGAGGCGCGGCACCGGCTCGTGCGGCATGCGCTGGAGCTCCGCCCCGATCAGCCCGTCGTCGCGGAAGCTGTCGATCGTCTGCTCGTAGCGCGCCTCGTTCATCAGCCGGATCTGGTCGTAGTCGATCAGCCCCTTGATCGGCCCGGGAAGGTCCTTGTAGGCGGCGATGACGGCCACGAGCTGGCCAATATCGAGCCGCCCCGTGATGACGAAATAGCCGCCGAGCAGATAGAACAGGAACGCCAGGAACTGCATCAGGAGGTTGTTGATGTACTTGACCGTGAACTTCCGCTGGTAGAGCTCGAAGCGGATGTCCAGGATCGACTGCAGCAGCCCGTAGTGGCGCGCGCGGGCGAAATTCGACATGTCGTTGACGTGGATATCGGCCGCCATGTCGACCGTCTCGGCCACCTGCCCCGACAGCCTGCGCGCCTGCATCTGCCGTTGCCGGCCGAGCACGATCAGCTTGCGGCGCATGCGCGGGATGATCCAGATCTGGAAAGCCACGATCGCGATGGTCAGGAGTCCGAAGTAGACCGACTGCAGGAACAGGAAGAGAAGCCCGGTGATCGCCTGTCCGCCCAGGAACAGCGGCAGCGAAAAGGCATCGCCAACGAACTCGCCGAGCGGCTCGACCTCGTCCTTGATGACCGAGGAAACCTCGGCCCCCTTGAGGTTGCGGAAGCGGGCGACGCGATAGCGCAGTACCCGGTCGAGCAGCGTGTAGCGCAGCTGGCGCAGCACTTCCTCGCCGAGCTTTCCCTTGTAGGTGTTGGTGTAGAGCTTGAACCAGCCGTTCAGGAAGACGAAGAACATGAACGCCGCGCAGAGCGCGAAGAGCATCTCGATGCGGCCGAACTGGAACCCATCGAACAGGATCACTTCGCGGCCGAACAGCGTCTCGCCGTATGGCATGGGAATGCGCAGGAAGGGCTGGGTCGCGTCGATCGCGTCGAAGTTTTCGCCCTGGATCGGCCCGTTGACGATCTGCTTGGGCAGTTCGAGCGACAGGAAATAGAACGGCATGGAGGCGACGATGACGAAGAGCAGCCACGCCTGCTTCAGACGCGAGTTCTTCCAGATGAATTTGAGAAGATTGCGTTCCAAAACCGCGGTGCCTTCGCCCCCATCCCCGACGGGCGCCCTAATGTGCACGATGCAGGAAGGAGTTCAACCGGGATCGCGATACGGCTGCGCGTGACGAACGATCAGTCGGGAGAACGTGCGTGTCGGCGCCGCCCGCTCAGCCGAAGAGCCGCTCGCCCTGCTCGTCGATCATCTGGCGCGCCTTGCGGAAGGATACATCGACGGCGTCGTCCAGCGAAGCGAAACGGTCGGCGCGAATCAGCCGGTGTT
This region includes:
- a CDS encoding ABC transporter transmembrane domain-containing protein, encoding MERNLLKFIWKNSRLKQAWLLFVIVASMPFYFLSLELPKQIVNGPIQGENFDAIDATQPFLRIPMPYGETLFGREVILFDGFQFGRIEMLFALCAAFMFFVFLNGWFKLYTNTYKGKLGEEVLRQLRYTLLDRVLRYRVARFRNLKGAEVSSVIKDEVEPLGEFVGDAFSLPLFLGGQAITGLLFLFLQSVYFGLLTIAIVAFQIWIIPRMRRKLIVLGRQRQMQARRLSGQVAETVDMAADIHVNDMSNFARARHYGLLQSILDIRFELYQRKFTVKYINNLLMQFLAFLFYLLGGYFVITGRLDIGQLVAVIAAYKDLPGPIKGLIDYDQIRLMNEARYEQTIDSFRDDGLIGAELQRMPHEPVPRLSQGFELDHVRLEDETGRTVADNLRMRISPSDRIAIVTNGQDAARTAANVFAASLVRLVQPAAGTIALESRSLEDHPESLTGRRIGYADSGSYFPAGTINDNLLMVVKNQPVGSASGREPPPRKVSAGMLNEVPPDANAEWINLDDLGLEGAEALDRHVSDVLELSGLSRQIQDLGLIGTVDPAESPVFCDKIVEVRHEFRQNAGSLGVEGIVQSFDPDLYNAQATIGENLLFGTASDPAWAPANLNSNPVVLEVLDRHGLRTAFQEMGQRIAEARIELFGDLAPDSKIFETVADVSFEEVARLKEIVARLKMAERQEPGRESKTEKARGKSSRGSDDRQEVFKLAFGYCEAQSRFGVLDAATEEKILSARRDLREEIAGMDVAPVFFHDPDRYNPTATVLDNILLGRISSTVVDGKEKVLAAVQQLVGQTGISGGLLRVGLNFEMGNGGRRLSETQRQKLHVARALLKKPDMIILNEVLGSMDGPGRRDIMQRLLSRPLLPGQDWSPGYVCVLLDDELAEQFDRVLTFSNGAFHEIEASTPTDRGEAEADGSLAGAAN